A genomic region of Sphingobacteriales bacterium contains the following coding sequences:
- a CDS encoding FAD-dependent monooxygenase, with protein MEKIAIAGAGLVGSLLSLYLAKAGFEVDVYERRPDNRGETQERGRSINLAMSQRGWLALQQIGAEDHFAPLAIPMYGRMIHYENGETAFQAYGQESDAIYSISRAALNRELAILASRHPNVRYHFDSRLSHVDLKNNIFTIENTQTKQTLQTQADVSFAADGAFSAARLEMMFQKRFDYTQDYLDHGYKELHIPPAADGSWLLKKNALHIWPRRTFMLIALPNTDGSFTCTLFLAFDGEDSFANLQTEAQVQEFFKTEFPDATALMPTLLHDFFHNPTEALLTVRCYPWVHGNVALIGDAAHAIVPFYGQGMNAGFEDVRILNDLIEQHRSPTHTDWQRILQQYQQLRKPDGDAIGELALRNFVEMRDTVANPRFQLRKKIEKYLHSHFPERFTPAYSLVSFSPQVRYSEALRRTDIQNRLFDKWLDNPKFETDFGNGNIADLVLQAFIEEYESAVAEKG; from the coding sequence ATGGAAAAAATAGCAATAGCAGGAGCCGGATTAGTAGGTTCTTTATTGTCTTTATATTTGGCAAAAGCCGGTTTTGAGGTGGACGTATATGAACGCCGCCCCGACAATCGCGGAGAAACGCAGGAGCGCGGACGCTCTATCAATTTGGCAATGAGCCAGCGCGGGTGGCTGGCACTGCAACAAATCGGTGCAGAAGATCATTTTGCACCTTTGGCAATACCGATGTACGGCAGAATGATACACTACGAAAATGGCGAAACGGCGTTTCAGGCCTATGGGCAGGAAAGCGATGCCATCTACTCCATTTCAAGGGCGGCACTCAACCGCGAACTCGCCATTTTAGCCAGTCGCCACCCAAATGTGCGCTATCATTTTGATTCCCGCCTTTCGCACGTTGATTTAAAAAACAATATTTTTACCATAGAAAACACCCAAACGAAACAAACTCTGCAAACACAGGCCGATGTTTCTTTTGCTGCCGATGGTGCTTTTTCGGCGGCGCGTTTGGAAATGATGTTTCAAAAAAGATTTGATTATACACAGGATTATTTAGACCACGGCTACAAAGAATTACACATACCGCCTGCTGCTGATGGTTCGTGGCTATTGAAAAAAAATGCTCTGCATATTTGGCCTCGCCGCACTTTTATGCTCATCGCGCTGCCCAATACTGACGGCAGTTTTACTTGCACGCTTTTTTTAGCTTTTGACGGCGAAGATTCATTTGCCAACTTGCAAACCGAAGCACAAGTACAAGAATTTTTTAAAACTGAATTTCCTGATGCCACTGCGCTGATGCCTACGCTGCTGCACGACTTTTTCCATAATCCTACGGAGGCGTTGCTTACCGTGCGCTGCTATCCCTGGGTGCACGGCAATGTAGCTCTTATCGGCGATGCGGCGCACGCTATTGTACCTTTTTACGGGCAAGGTATGAACGCCGGATTTGAAGATGTACGCATTCTAAACGATCTCATTGAGCAGCATCGCAGCCCTACCCACACCGACTGGCAGCGCATCTTGCAACAATACCAACAACTCCGCAAACCCGACGGCGATGCTATCGGCGAGTTGGCATTGCGCAATTTTGTAGAAATGCGCGACACCGTTGCCAACCCACGTTTTCAATTGCGCAAAAAAATAGAAAAATATCTGCACAGCCACTTTCCTGAACGTTTTACGCCGGCTTATTCTTTGGTTTCTTTTAGCCCGCAAGTGCGCTATTCGGAGGCATTGCGCCGCACCGATATTCAAAACCGACTTTTTGATAAGTGGCTGGATAATCCCAAGTTCGAAACCGACTTCGGGAATGGCAATATTGCCGACCTCGTGTTGCAAGCCTTTATTGAAGAATACGAAAGTGCCGTAGCAGAAAAAGGATAA